Genomic window (Mycolicibacterium smegmatis):
GCCGATCGATTACACCGGAATCGGCGTGGGCGGCCCCGGGCATCGGGTGAAGTCTGCCGGGCATGATCTAGCTCGGCCCCTCGAAGCGCTCCGTCAGATCCGCGAAGGAGTCTTTCGTGCAACGGCATGGCCGCACGGGAACGAGATGTCCGTCGAGGTGTCGTTATCCACCTGGCGCACGGTGGACAGCTGGCCGGAAGCCATGATCCTGTGGGCGAAGCATCTGGCTGCCGACATCGTTACCCCGATGAGCCTGCCGATACCGGGGTTCAGCAAGCTGAACGAGTTGGACAACCAATGGGTACGCGAGTTCGCCTACGCAGCCTACGAAGGACCGCGACCACTCGGTCAGGGGCTCAATGTTCGGTCGGGGATGCTGACACCGACACTGTCGGTGCTCAGCACTGAGGCGATCATCCGCACCCACATATTGGCCCGTGCGTACCAGACCCGCGGCACTCTACAACTGACTGCAGCCGAACGCGCATTGCAGACCGAGATGCTCCTCGCCGGACATGGGCTCGTCGGTGCCGTGGCCCTTGGCAAGTCGACCGCAGTCCTCCTTCTGACCGAGAATCCGGCCTTCGCGGTGCGACACATCAATGTCCCCGTCCTGATGCGAATCGCCACTTTGGGCTGGAGTGCGCTCCAGGACCAGCGTCGACGCGCGACGGCCGCGGCGCCATCCTGGGACGATCTTCTCCTCGAATGGGCGAGGCCGTGGCAGCTCGACGCTGTTCTCGAAATTGAGGTGGAAGCCAAGCGCCTCACTTTGGTTTGACGTTTCGACAAGCGAACGTCTTACCGGTCAGCCCACCAGGGCGGGAAGCTGATATCAAGCCGCTCGCTGCGGCGGTAGCCCGCCCAGGTGGGCACCCCAACTGGCTGTCCGCGGTAGATTCCGCGAGCCGCGGCGACGACCCGTGGATGCTGGGTCGGCCATTGCAGGGTTGATGCAATCTCCTCGAGCACTGCTACATCCCGCCCCAGTACACGATCAACGATCGCCACCGCGGGCAACGCGCCACCCTTGTCGCTGTTGCAGCGCGCACATGCCAGGACCAGGTTGGCCAGACCGTCGATCCCGACCAACGACCAGGGCAGCACGTGGTCGATCGGGTTGTCTGCGGGTAGATGAGTCCCGCAGTAAAAGCAGTGTGGGCCAAAGGCTTCCTTGAACGGCTCGCGCACCGCGGCGAGTGCGGTGCGTTCACGTCCGAACAGGTGGCCGGCGACATCAGGCACGTCGGCGTCGAGGAATCGGTTCATCCGCCGCACGTCCTCCACCCACATGATTTCCAGTGCGGGCTTCAGCAGTCCGGCCAACCGCGCCAGACCGTGCGCGACGCCCGGTTTGAGCACGATCGCGTTACCGTGGGCACGCAGCGTCTTGCGGCTCACGTCGTCGTGCAGGAACGAGTCGTCGTAGAGGAACGCGTCGCTGCTCGATGCACCCGGCAACTTCTGCAACCGGTACAGGGGCTGCTGCGCCAGACACAGCATGATGTCGTCGATGGCGCGGTCATAGGCTTCCGGAGCACGCAGCCGCGCGATGTCTACGGACAGCCCGCCACGCCGCGTCGCCGCAGCATCACGTAGGGCCTTCGTGGCAGCGAGGATCCGAGCCTTCGGCTGGGTGGACTGACGCAACTCATGCCCATCGAAGGGCCGAACTTGGTGCCAGTAAAGCTCCAGCACACGATGTGCCAGCGCGGGAATCGGCACGGCGAGCGTGTCCGCGGGGTCGGCGGGCAGGTTCTCGACACAGTGCTCGATCAACGCCATCAACGTCGCGAGCTTGTAGGTGGCGGTGCGCAGACCGGTTTCGAGGATGGCGACCACGCGCTGTCCGAGCAGCAGAGGGTCGGATGCCTCGGTCACGCCATCTCCTCACGACGCTGTCTCGTCGAACCGTACGAGAGCATTATCGCGGGAAGAACGGACAGCGTGACAGAAGTCAGCTGGTTCGGCGCCAGACTCGCACACCGATCACGTGGCCCCGAACGCCTCCACATACAGCGCATAGAGCGAATGCGATGCGGCCATGTAGAGGCGGTTGTTCTCCGGGCCGCCGAAGGTGAGGTTGGCGCAGCGTTCGGGCAGGTGGATGAAACCGATCGGCTTGCCCTGCGGGTTGAAAACCATGACGCCGTCGAGATTTTCGGGCTTGCCGCGGAGTTCGTACACCTTGCGGCCAC
Coding sequences:
- a CDS encoding HNH endonuclease yields the protein MTEASDPLLLGQRVVAILETGLRTATYKLATLMALIEHCVENLPADPADTLAVPIPALAHRVLELYWHQVRPFDGHELRQSTQPKARILAATKALRDAAATRRGGLSVDIARLRAPEAYDRAIDDIMLCLAQQPLYRLQKLPGASSSDAFLYDDSFLHDDVSRKTLRAHGNAIVLKPGVAHGLARLAGLLKPALEIMWVEDVRRMNRFLDADVPDVAGHLFGRERTALAAVREPFKEAFGPHCFYCGTHLPADNPIDHVLPWSLVGIDGLANLVLACARCNSDKGGALPAVAIVDRVLGRDVAVLEEIASTLQWPTQHPRVVAAARGIYRGQPVGVPTWAGYRRSERLDISFPPWWADR